From the Methylobacterium currus genome, one window contains:
- a CDS encoding ABC transporter permease, translating into MSDIASDIALARADDAVRRPAFRPAPASVAAAAAWAGLSALVAWPPDLADFGFTRELAAGFAAVSVLVLAAGFLRPGEAGLVRRVQGGSPWLVVLAGLVGLWEVATAKGGWLPMPFFPPPQAIVEVFVEDYARLADSVWHSLRLLAGGYALGALAGFSLGVAVGWSRSVGYWVHPVLRFVGPLPATAWLPLAFFVFPSSGAASTFLVALATGFPVTVLTWSGIAGVNKAYYDVARTLGAREGFLILRVAIPAALPHVFVGLFMGLGSSFAVLVVAEMLGVKAGLGWYLQWAQGWAAYANMYAALAVMALACSGLITLLFRVRDRFLSWQKGLVQW; encoded by the coding sequence ATGAGCGACATAGCCAGCGACATCGCGCTTGCCCGCGCGGACGACGCCGTCCGGCGCCCCGCCTTCCGGCCCGCCCCGGCCTCGGTGGCCGCCGCCGCCGCCTGGGCCGGGCTCTCCGCTCTCGTGGCCTGGCCGCCCGATCTCGCGGATTTCGGGTTCACCCGCGAGCTCGCCGCCGGCTTCGCGGCCGTCAGTGTCCTCGTCCTGGCGGCCGGATTCCTGCGTCCCGGTGAGGCCGGGCTCGTCCGGCGGGTCCAGGGCGGGTCGCCCTGGCTCGTCGTGCTCGCCGGCCTGGTCGGCCTGTGGGAGGTGGCGACCGCCAAGGGCGGCTGGCTGCCGATGCCGTTCTTCCCGCCGCCGCAGGCGATCGTCGAGGTCTTCGTCGAGGATTACGCGCGGCTGGCCGACAGCGTCTGGCATTCCTTGCGCCTCCTCGCCGGCGGTTACGCCCTCGGGGCGCTCGCAGGCTTCAGCCTCGGCGTCGCGGTCGGCTGGTCGCGCAGCGTCGGCTACTGGGTGCACCCGGTCCTGCGCTTCGTCGGCCCGCTGCCGGCTACCGCCTGGCTGCCGCTGGCCTTCTTCGTCTTCCCGTCGAGCGGCGCCGCCTCGACCTTCCTGGTCGCGCTCGCCACCGGATTTCCCGTCACGGTGCTGACGTGGTCGGGCATCGCCGGGGTCAACAAGGCCTATTACGACGTCGCCCGGACGCTGGGCGCCCGCGAGGGATTCCTGATCCTGCGGGTGGCGATCCCGGCGGCCCTGCCGCACGTCTTCGTCGGGCTGTTCATGGGCCTCGGCAGCTCCTTCGCGGTGCTCGTCGTGGCCGAGATGCTGGGCGTGAAGGCCGGCCTCGGCTGGTACCTGCAATGGGCGCAGGGCTGGGCGGCCTACGCCAACATGTACGCGGCGCTCGCCGTGATGGCCCTGGCCTGCTCCGGCCTGATCACCCTGCTGTTCCGGGTGCGCGACCGCTTCCTCTCCTGGCAGAAGGGCCTCGTCCAATGGTAG